The Fusarium graminearum PH-1 chromosome 2, whole genome shotgun sequence genome includes a region encoding these proteins:
- a CDS encoding lysophospholipase precursor produces MNGAGFISAADSRNNKTGPISGLLQSATYLAGLSGGGWLVGSIFANNFSTIPDLQKGNRDSDIWAFDRSIFKGPERSGLGVLNTAEYWDDIKDAVDDKAEGWNTTITDWWGRALSYQLIDASKGGPAYTFSSIADTSNFKDADTPFPILVSDGRAPGERIVSLNATVYEFNPFEFGTWDPTTYGFAPTEYIGSNFTDGTVEKGGECVRGFDQFGYVMGTSSTLFNQFLLNNITKIGEENKIPSIVIKAIKGVLTDLDANDEDIADYSPNPFYKWDPTGKSYNAKDHQLTLVDGGEDLQNIPLHPLIQPVRGVDIIFAVDSSADTDNNWPNGTALRATYDRVDSALGNGTQFPSIPSAETFINEKLNQRPTLFGCDANNFTLSDGRSPPPLVFYIPNAPYTFQSNVSTFDLSYSIPERDSIILNALNGATQGNATIDKEWPTCVVCAIMSRSWWKANETVPKECSTCFDRYCWDGKTNNTAVKTYEPNFIISNETAAAEDNAATAGFAPSWYVSVFVGVTLLLSI; encoded by the coding sequence ATGAACGGAGCAGGTTTTATCTCTGCTGCTGACTCACgcaacaacaagactggcCCCATCAGCGGCCTCTTACAGTCTGCTACGTATCTGGCTGGTCTGTCAGGAGGTGGTTGGCTCGTTGGGTCTATCTTTGCCAACAACTTCTCCACAATTCCAGACTTGCAAAAAGGTAACAGGGATTCGGATATCTGGGCGTTTGACCGTTCCATCTTCAAGGGGCCCGAAAGGTCAGGTCTCGGCGTCTTGAACACAGCTGAATACTGGGATGACATCAAAGACGCCGTTGACGACAAGGCCGAGGGGTGGAATACTACAATCACTGACTGGTGGGGACGTGCTCTGTCTTACCAGCTGATCGATGCCTCCAAAGGCGGTCCTGCGTAtaccttctcctccatcgcGGATACATCCAACTTCAAAGACGCAGATACTCCATTCCCTATCCTTGTTTCTGATGGCCGTGCCCCCGGCGAACGTATCGTTTCACTCAACGCAACTGTATACGAGTTCAACCCCTTCGAGTTTGGAACGTGGGATCCCACCACTTATGGTTTTGCTCCTACAGAGTACATCGGCTCTAACTTTACAGACGGAACTGTCGAAAAGGGTGGCGAATGTGTCCGCGGCTTTGATCAGTTTGGCTATGTTATGGGCACATCCTCTACATTGTTTAACCAGTTcctgctcaacaacatcaccaagattggagaagaaaacaaaatTCCTTCCATTGTCATTAAGGCCATCAAGGGCGTCCTGACAGATCTGGATGCCAACGATGAGGATATCGCTGACTATTCCCCCAACCCATTCTACAAGTGGGACCCAACCGGCAAAAGCTACAATGCCAAGGACCATCAGTTGACTCTTGTCGACGGAGGAGAGGATCTGCAGAATATCCCCCTTCACCCTTTGATTCAGCCTGTTCGAGGTGTCGACATCATTTTTGCTGTCGATTCTTCAGCAGATACCGACAACAACTGGCCCAACGGCACTGCTCTTCGTGCGACATATGACCGTGTCGACTCCGCATTGGGAAATGGAACTCAGTTTCCCTCGATCCCCTCAGCTGAGACattcatcaacgagaagTTAAACCAGCGCCCCACACTGTTTGGTTGTGATGCAAACAACTTCACACTTTCAGACGGtcgatctcctcctcctcttgtttTCTACATTCCCAACGCGCCATACACTTTCCAGAGCAATGTTTCCACCTTTGATCTCTCGTACAGCATCCCTGAGCGTGACAGCATCATTTTGAATGCTTTGAATGGTGCTACTCAGGGAAATGCTACGATTGATAAGGAATGGCCCACATGTGTCGTCTGTGCCATCATGAGCCGAAGTTGGTGGAAGGCCAATGAGACTGTTCCCAAGGAATGCAGCACATGTTTTGACAGATACTGCTGGGACGGAAAGACGAATAATACAGCTGTCAAGACATACGAACCTAACTTTATCATTTCCAACGAGACTGCAGCGGCAGAGGACAACGCGGCCACTGCCGGTTTCGCGCCTAGTTGGTATGTGTCTGTATTTGTCGGAGTtaccttgttgttgtctATCTAG